A genomic region of Dickeya solani IPO 2222 contains the following coding sequences:
- a CDS encoding DUF2623 domain-containing protein: MKNHFGDGILAGLQASTPQSMSDIRHYCDDYRRGYVCGYAHQRASQRGRQQAAFEAGQLCRRYGLMRDIVAEFFTDVSNPSLVAWFYAGYDQSSQVVSRNDA, from the coding sequence ATGAAAAACCACTTTGGCGACGGTATTCTGGCAGGGTTGCAAGCCTCCACGCCGCAATCAATGAGCGACATCCGTCATTACTGCGATGATTACCGCCGCGGCTACGTCTGCGGTTACGCGCATCAACGGGCCTCACAACGGGGCAGGCAGCAGGCTGCGTTTGAAGCCGGGCAGTTGTGCCGCCGTTACGGGCTAATGCGCGATATCGTGGCGGAGTTCTTTACCGATGTCAGCAACCCGTCGTTGGTGGCATGGTTTTACGCCGGTTATGACCAGTCATCCCAGGTTGTGTCCCGTAATGATGCGTAA
- a CDS encoding 23S rRNA (adenine(2030)-N(6))-methyltransferase RlmJ, which translates to MLSYRHSFHAGNHADVLKHTVQSLIITALKEKDKPFLYLDTHSGAGRYQLQSEHAERTGEYLDGIGRIWQRDDIPAELEPYMQVVRSYNSGDKLRYYPGSPLIARQLLREQDNIHLTELHPSDFPLLRQEFLRDDRARVVREDGYQQLKAQLPPPSRRGLILIDPPYELKTDYQAVVNGIQEGYRRFATGVFALWYPVVLRQHIKRLLKDLEGTGIRRILQIELAVLPDSDRHGMTASGMIVINPPWKLESQMKSVLPWLHQALVPAGTGHTRVEWVVPE; encoded by the coding sequence ATGCTGAGTTACCGCCACAGTTTTCATGCCGGCAATCATGCCGACGTGCTGAAACACACCGTCCAGAGCCTGATCATTACCGCGCTGAAAGAGAAGGACAAACCGTTCCTGTATCTGGATACGCATTCCGGCGCGGGCCGTTATCAGCTGCAGAGCGAGCACGCCGAGCGCACCGGCGAATACCTCGACGGCATTGGCCGCATCTGGCAGCGGGACGATATTCCGGCGGAACTGGAACCGTACATGCAAGTCGTGCGTTCCTATAATTCCGGCGACAAGCTGCGCTATTACCCTGGTTCGCCGCTGATTGCCCGCCAACTGCTGCGCGAGCAGGACAATATTCATCTCACCGAGCTGCACCCCTCCGATTTTCCGCTGTTGCGCCAGGAGTTTCTGCGTGACGACCGGGCGCGGGTGGTGCGCGAGGACGGCTACCAGCAGTTGAAAGCTCAGTTGCCGCCGCCGTCGCGTCGCGGGCTGATTCTGATCGACCCGCCGTATGAACTGAAAACCGATTATCAGGCGGTGGTGAACGGCATTCAGGAAGGCTATCGTCGCTTTGCCACCGGCGTGTTCGCGCTGTGGTATCCGGTGGTGCTGCGTCAGCATATCAAACGCCTGCTCAAAGACCTGGAAGGCACCGGTATCCGCCGTATCCTGCAAATCGAACTGGCGGTGCTGCCGGACAGCGATCGTCACGGCATGACCGCCTCCGGCATGATTGTCATCAACCCGCCGTGGAAGCTGGAATCCCAAATGAAAAGCGTGCTGCCGTGGCTGCATCAGGCGCTGGTGCCTGCCGGCACCGGCCACACGCGCGTTGAGTGGGTCGTGCCGGAATAA
- the rnz gene encoding ribonuclease Z, whose amino-acid sequence MELIFLGTNAGVPTKERNVTSIALDLHGIRPAFWLFDCGEGTQHQILRTPVKPGKLEKIFITHLHGDHLFGLPGLLCSRSMAGIETPLTLYGPAGLKTFVETTLALSGSWLTYPLEVVEVVPGTVCEDRQLRVTAHELSHTLYCVGYRIEERPKPGPLDVDKLAAEGIKPGAYFQQLKRGETVTLDDGRELNGWDYVGPGLPGKSLAIFGDTRPTPEALKLAAGVDVMVHEATLEGAMAERANERGHSTTLQTAAAARDAGAKRLIITHFSARYGQEDLERLRQECQTLFPATEVATDLATFRV is encoded by the coding sequence ATGGAACTGATTTTTCTCGGCACCAACGCCGGCGTGCCCACCAAAGAGCGTAACGTCACCAGCATCGCGCTCGATCTGCACGGCATTCGCCCGGCGTTCTGGCTGTTTGACTGCGGTGAAGGCACCCAGCACCAGATTCTGCGCACCCCGGTCAAACCCGGCAAGCTGGAGAAGATTTTCATCACCCATTTGCACGGCGATCATCTGTTCGGGCTGCCCGGCCTACTTTGCTCGCGATCCATGGCGGGCATCGAAACACCGCTGACGCTCTACGGCCCGGCCGGGCTGAAAACCTTCGTCGAAACCACACTTGCGCTGAGCGGCTCCTGGCTCACTTATCCGCTGGAGGTGGTGGAGGTCGTTCCCGGTACGGTGTGTGAGGACCGTCAGTTGCGGGTAACGGCGCATGAACTGTCGCACACCCTGTATTGCGTGGGATACCGCATTGAAGAGCGCCCCAAACCGGGTCCGCTGGATGTGGATAAACTGGCGGCGGAGGGCATCAAACCCGGTGCCTATTTCCAGCAGTTAAAACGCGGGGAAACGGTGACGCTGGACGACGGGCGGGAGCTGAACGGCTGGGATTACGTCGGCCCCGGCCTGCCGGGCAAGTCGCTGGCGATCTTCGGTGATACCCGCCCGACGCCGGAAGCGCTCAAACTGGCCGCCGGTGTCGATGTGATGGTGCACGAAGCCACGCTGGAAGGGGCGATGGCGGAGCGCGCCAACGAACGCGGGCATTCCACCACCCTGCAAACCGCCGCCGCCGCGCGGGACGCCGGCGCCAAACGGTTGATCATCACCCATTTCAGCGCCCGCTACGGTCAGGAGGACCTGGAACGGCTGCGTCAGGAATGTCAGACGCTGTTCCCGGCTACCGAGGTCGCCACCGATCTCGCCACCTTCCGGGTATAG
- the gorA gene encoding glutathione-disulfide reductase, which yields MTRHYDYLAIGGGSGGIASINRAAMYGKKCALIEAKYLGGTCVNVGCVPKKVMWHAAQIAEAIHHYGPDYGFDVTVNQFSWDTLLKNRSAYIDRIHQSYHNVLGKNQVEVIQGFARFVDAKTVEVNGERITADHILIATGGRPTRPVIPGAEYGIDSDGFFALTALPQRVAVVGAGYIAVEIAGVLNALGSEVHLFVRKHAPLRQFDPLIVDTLVEVMNTEGPALHTESIPKTVVKNADGSLTLQLESGYEQTVDCLIWAIGREPANDKINLDAAGVALNSKGYIVVDKFQNTTVPGIYAVGDNTGAVELTPVAVAAGRRLSERLFNNKPDEHLDYTNIPTVVFSHPPIGTVGLTEPQAREQYGDDQVKVYKSAFTAMYTAVTQHRQPCRMKLVCVGPEEKIVGVHGIGFGMDEILQGFAVAVKMGATKKDFDDTVAIHPTASEEFVTMR from the coding sequence ATGACCAGACATTATGACTATCTCGCCATTGGTGGCGGCAGCGGCGGCATTGCCTCCATCAACCGTGCGGCCATGTACGGAAAAAAATGCGCGCTGATTGAAGCCAAATACCTGGGCGGCACCTGCGTCAATGTCGGGTGCGTGCCGAAAAAGGTGATGTGGCATGCGGCGCAAATCGCCGAAGCCATTCACCACTACGGGCCGGACTATGGTTTTGATGTCACCGTCAATCAGTTTAGCTGGGATACGTTGCTGAAAAACCGCAGCGCCTACATTGACCGTATCCACCAGTCTTACCATAACGTGTTGGGGAAAAATCAGGTCGAGGTGATTCAGGGCTTTGCCCGTTTCGTGGATGCGAAAACGGTGGAAGTGAACGGCGAGCGCATTACCGCCGACCATATCCTGATCGCTACCGGCGGCCGGCCGACGCGGCCGGTGATTCCCGGTGCGGAGTACGGCATTGATTCCGATGGTTTCTTTGCACTGACCGCGCTGCCGCAACGGGTTGCCGTGGTGGGTGCCGGTTATATCGCGGTGGAGATCGCCGGCGTGCTGAACGCGCTTGGCTCCGAGGTTCACCTGTTTGTGCGCAAGCATGCGCCGCTACGCCAGTTTGACCCGCTGATTGTGGACACGCTGGTGGAAGTGATGAATACCGAAGGCCCGGCGCTGCACACCGAGTCTATCCCCAAAACGGTGGTGAAAAACGCCGACGGCAGCCTGACGCTGCAACTGGAAAGCGGATACGAGCAAACCGTGGATTGCCTGATTTGGGCGATCGGCCGCGAACCGGCGAACGATAAGATCAATCTGGATGCGGCGGGCGTGGCGCTCAACAGCAAAGGCTACATCGTGGTGGATAAGTTCCAGAACACCACGGTGCCGGGCATTTACGCGGTGGGCGACAACACCGGCGCCGTTGAGCTGACGCCGGTCGCCGTGGCGGCAGGGCGTCGTCTGTCCGAACGCTTGTTCAACAACAAGCCGGACGAGCATCTGGATTACACCAATATCCCGACCGTGGTGTTCAGCCATCCGCCGATCGGCACCGTCGGGCTGACCGAGCCGCAGGCGCGCGAGCAGTACGGCGACGATCAGGTTAAGGTGTATAAGTCCGCGTTTACCGCCATGTACACCGCGGTGACGCAGCACCGTCAGCCGTGCCGCATGAAGCTGGTGTGCGTGGGGCCGGAAGAGAAAATCGTCGGCGTGCACGGCATCGGCTTCGGTATGGATGAAATCCTGCAGGGCTTTGCGGTGGCGGTGAAGATGGGCGCGACCAAAAAAGACTTCGACGACACGGTGGCGATTCATCCAACGGCGTCGGAAGAGTTTGTGACCATGCGATAA
- a CDS encoding DASS family sodium-coupled anion symporter → MSSDSSKGKSIVAFMVPLLLGTIIWFSPVPEGLTPQAWHMFAIFLATIAAILTQPLPSGAVMIIALCVVIFTQTLPEAKALAGFSSGTVWLIFCAYILSLGFVTSGLGKRIAYKMLSLFGGSSLGIAYSLGVSDLIMAPAMPSVTARSGGIIFPIVRSINEVLGSTPGESGKKIGDFLIMVCFQFTPITGAIFLTGMAANPLVGSLAKSSLNVEITWGSWFIAAVVPAMVCFCLMPLLVYKLLNPELKRTPEAKQMGKQALAELGTMTPAEKKVALGFLLALIGWGTSLITGLSATAVGLGLAAYLFASRAVDWKALLKDQAAWDTVIWFSVIISLAGGLSDLGFIKWMTVKMGGAIHGFGAMGTFVLLGLIYIYVHYLFATATGHVAALYAPFAATAIAAGAPPVMVAICFGIFSNLMWGNTEYGGGPGPIYFAQGYFERPRFYKINLCVVTVNVIVTFAVGLVWWNLLGYY, encoded by the coding sequence ATGTCATCTGATTCATCTAAGGGAAAATCAATCGTCGCTTTTATGGTTCCCCTGTTATTGGGAACCATAATCTGGTTTTCCCCTGTACCCGAAGGATTAACACCGCAAGCATGGCATATGTTTGCCATTTTTCTCGCCACCATCGCCGCGATATTAACCCAGCCGCTGCCCTCCGGCGCGGTCATGATTATTGCGCTATGCGTCGTTATTTTTACGCAGACGCTGCCGGAAGCGAAAGCGCTGGCAGGCTTTTCCAGCGGAACCGTCTGGTTAATCTTCTGCGCGTATATTCTGTCTCTGGGATTCGTCACCTCCGGTCTCGGCAAAAGAATCGCCTATAAAATGCTGTCATTATTCGGCGGCAGCAGTCTGGGCATCGCCTATTCATTAGGGGTTTCCGACCTGATTATGGCGCCGGCCATGCCGTCGGTCACCGCACGCTCAGGGGGCATTATTTTCCCCATCGTGCGTTCCATCAATGAAGTATTGGGTTCTACTCCGGGTGAGTCAGGGAAAAAAATCGGCGATTTCCTGATCATGGTCTGTTTCCAGTTCACCCCGATAACCGGCGCCATTTTTCTGACGGGCATGGCGGCGAATCCGCTGGTGGGCAGCCTGGCGAAATCCTCGCTGAATGTCGAAATCACCTGGGGAAGTTGGTTTATCGCCGCGGTGGTGCCGGCCATGGTGTGTTTCTGCCTGATGCCGCTGCTGGTCTACAAGTTGCTCAACCCCGAATTAAAGCGCACCCCAGAAGCCAAACAGATGGGGAAACAGGCGCTCGCCGAACTGGGAACGATGACGCCCGCCGAGAAAAAAGTCGCGCTGGGATTTCTGCTGGCGCTGATTGGCTGGGGAACCAGCCTGATTACCGGGCTCTCGGCCACCGCCGTTGGGCTGGGTCTTGCCGCCTATCTGTTTGCCTCACGCGCGGTTGACTGGAAAGCCCTGCTCAAAGACCAGGCCGCCTGGGATACCGTCATTTGGTTTAGCGTGATCATCAGCCTGGCCGGCGGCCTGTCCGATTTGGGTTTCATCAAATGGATGACGGTTAAAATGGGCGGCGCCATTCACGGCTTTGGCGCGATGGGCACGTTTGTCTTACTTGGGTTGATCTATATTTACGTCCATTACCTTTTCGCCACCGCGACCGGCCATGTCGCCGCGCTGTATGCGCCTTTTGCCGCTACCGCGATTGCCGCAGGCGCACCCCCGGTCATGGTGGCGATATGCTTTGGTATTTTCAGCAACCTGATGTGGGGAAATACCGAATACGGCGGTGGGCCGGGGCCGATTTATTTTGCTCAGGGTTATTTTGAACGACCGCGGTTTTACAAAATCAATTTATGCGTGGTGACGGTCAATGTCATCGTGACCTTTGCGGTCGGGCTGGTGTGGTGGAATCTGCTGGGGTATTACTGA
- a CDS encoding class-II fumarase/aspartase family protein, whose amino-acid sequence MASNVLDSILFRDSFGTPEMRAIFDDHELIRKYVEVEIALAKAEARCGVIPQQAADEIAKTCNADTLDFDLLRHETEIVGYPILPLVHQISKQAGASGGYVHWGATTQDIMDTAVVLQIRDAFDLIEADIRSLRNTLADLARRYRNTPMAGRTHLQQALPITFGYKAAIWLDMFDRHAERLEQARPRILVGEFAGAAGTLASLGDKGLAVQKAMMEELKLGVPTSTWHVARDGFAEAVNLLAVITGSLGKIAYDVMLLASNEFGELYEPFVKGRGASSTMPQKRNPISSELMLACAKGVRQHAGLMLDAMVQDLERATGPWHAEWIAIPESFVLAAGALNQAKFMLSGLIVDEQAMAKNLDMTKGLIVAEAVMMGLAPYMGRQDAHDVVYDACRIVNTQGGRLADVLNDMPQVSSRLKPELIEQLTDPVNYLGIAPEMVDQVLEKSAKRQ is encoded by the coding sequence ATGGCATCGAATGTTCTTGATTCTATTCTGTTCAGGGACTCGTTCGGCACGCCGGAAATGCGCGCCATTTTTGACGACCATGAATTGATTCGAAAATACGTTGAAGTTGAGATCGCGCTGGCGAAAGCCGAAGCCCGCTGCGGCGTCATCCCACAGCAAGCCGCCGACGAGATCGCCAAGACCTGTAACGCCGACACGCTGGATTTCGACCTCCTGCGGCATGAAACCGAAATCGTCGGCTACCCGATTTTACCGCTGGTCCATCAAATCTCGAAACAGGCCGGGGCATCCGGCGGCTACGTGCACTGGGGCGCGACCACGCAGGACATCATGGATACGGCGGTGGTGTTGCAGATCCGCGACGCCTTCGATCTGATCGAGGCGGATATCCGGTCGCTGCGTAACACCCTCGCCGATCTGGCGCGGCGCTATCGCAATACCCCGATGGCGGGCAGAACCCATCTGCAACAGGCGTTGCCCATCACCTTCGGCTATAAGGCCGCTATCTGGCTGGATATGTTTGACCGCCACGCTGAACGCCTTGAGCAGGCACGCCCGCGCATTCTGGTCGGCGAATTCGCCGGCGCCGCCGGCACGCTGGCGTCGCTGGGCGACAAAGGTCTGGCGGTGCAGAAAGCGATGATGGAAGAACTGAAACTGGGCGTGCCGACCTCCACCTGGCATGTGGCGCGCGACGGTTTCGCCGAAGCGGTGAATTTGCTGGCCGTCATCACCGGATCGCTGGGGAAAATCGCCTATGACGTCATGCTGCTGGCCTCCAACGAGTTCGGCGAACTGTACGAACCCTTTGTCAAAGGCCGCGGCGCCAGCAGCACCATGCCGCAAAAACGTAATCCGATCTCCAGCGAACTGATGCTCGCCTGCGCCAAAGGCGTACGCCAGCACGCCGGCTTAATGCTGGATGCGATGGTGCAAGATCTGGAACGCGCCACCGGCCCGTGGCACGCGGAATGGATCGCGATTCCGGAAAGCTTTGTGCTGGCCGCCGGCGCGCTCAATCAGGCCAAATTCATGCTCAGCGGCCTGATTGTCGACGAACAGGCGATGGCAAAAAACCTCGATATGACCAAAGGGCTGATCGTGGCGGAAGCCGTGATGATGGGGCTGGCGCCTTACATGGGCCGGCAGGATGCGCACGACGTGGTTTACGACGCCTGCCGCATCGTCAATACGCAAGGCGGGCGCCTGGCCGACGTGCTGAACGACATGCCTCAGGTATCAAGCCGCCTCAAACCGGAATTAATCGAACAATTGACGGACCCGGTCAATTACCTCGGCATTGCGCCGGAAATGGTTGATCAGGTGCTGGAAAAATCCGCCAAACGGCAATAA